The Mesorhizobium sp. B1-1-8 genome contains a region encoding:
- a CDS encoding lysylphosphatidylglycerol synthase transmembrane domain-containing protein: MKWRRFFWPVIGIAAVVFSLLLLWHELRGISVDDVWEGVVAIPPHRWILAALSSVVAYASLAGYDHIALLHIGRRVSWLFVTLCSFTTYALSHNIGGSVFSGAVIRYRAYGTRGLSGQEVGVLVAICWFTFILSCVFLGGLVLVFEPQIIGRFSGAPHHGLAIAAGLALLILVAAYVFGSWLHLKPLKIAGFQLHYPALPIVARQLLIGPVELLGAAAIIFFALPAAGNPGYFVVLGVFMVSFSVGLLSHAPGALGVFEVVFLTGLSDMDPVGVLAALLVFRLFYLIIPLLLGLCVVLFFEHSQYSRGEG; the protein is encoded by the coding sequence ATGAAATGGAGGCGTTTTTTCTGGCCAGTCATCGGCATCGCAGCGGTCGTCTTCTCGCTGCTTTTGCTCTGGCACGAACTGCGCGGCATCTCGGTCGACGACGTATGGGAAGGTGTCGTCGCCATCCCGCCGCATCGCTGGATCCTGGCGGCGCTGAGCTCGGTCGTCGCCTACGCCTCGCTCGCCGGCTACGACCACATCGCGCTGCTCCATATCGGCAGGCGCGTGTCGTGGCTGTTCGTCACGCTCTGCTCCTTCACCACCTATGCGCTGTCGCATAACATCGGCGGCTCGGTGTTCTCCGGCGCGGTGATCCGCTACCGCGCCTACGGCACCAGGGGGCTCAGCGGCCAGGAGGTCGGCGTGCTGGTGGCGATCTGCTGGTTCACCTTTATCCTGTCCTGTGTCTTCCTAGGCGGCCTCGTGCTGGTGTTCGAACCGCAGATCATCGGCCGCTTTTCGGGCGCGCCGCACCATGGGCTGGCGATCGCGGCCGGCCTTGCCCTGCTGATCCTGGTCGCGGCTTACGTCTTCGGCAGCTGGCTGCATCTGAAGCCGCTCAAGATCGCCGGCTTCCAGCTGCACTATCCGGCGCTGCCGATCGTGGCGCGGCAATTGCTGATCGGCCCGGTCGAGCTGCTGGGCGCCGCGGCGATCATCTTCTTCGCGCTGCCCGCGGCCGGCAATCCCGGCTATTTCGTCGTGCTCGGCGTGTTCATGGTGTCGTTTTCAGTGGGGTTGCTGTCCCACGCGCCGGGCGCGCTCGGCGTGTTCGAGGTCGTCTTCCTCACCGGCCTTTCGGATATGGATCCGGTGGGCGTGCTCGCCGCCCTTCTGGTGTTCCGCCTGTTCTACCTGATCATCCCGCTTTTGCTCGGGCTCTGCGTGGTGCTGTTCTTCGAGCACTCGCAATACAGCCGCGGCGAAGGCTGA
- a CDS encoding IS1380 family transposase → MQTHCTSEQLEFEGFDGHKVVAGFDGGAITSDAGALLLRHVDRAIGLFDRVASCFVDYRDPDLTVHSVRTLVGQRIAAIALGYEDIDDHDTLRHDPVLALVSERLTPKRDDCAVLAGKSTLNRLEHGRVGEPTRYHKISYDRLALEALFVDLFLKAHDKPPAEIVLDLDATDDPLHGRQEGRFFHGYYNCYCYLPLYIFCGRHLLAAKLRRSNIDASKGAVEEVERIVTQIRKTWPRVHIILRADSGFAREELMAWCEINRVDYVFGLARNERLETKIAPTLKEACLASRASGQAARVFRDFRWSTKDSWSRRRRVVAKAEWTTQGANPRFIVTSLKPGRWAARVLYEELYCARGDMENRIKECQLDLYADRTSANTMRANQLRLWFASFAYVLICALRRLGLAHTRLANASCGTIRLKLLKIGAQVRVSVRRIKVAMASACPYAEEFALAHARIRAAAL, encoded by the coding sequence ATGCAGACACACTGTACTTCCGAGCAGCTTGAATTTGAAGGCTTCGACGGCCACAAAGTTGTGGCTGGTTTCGACGGCGGAGCCATTACCTCAGACGCGGGCGCCTTGCTTCTGCGTCACGTTGATCGGGCCATCGGGCTGTTCGACCGGGTGGCCTCGTGCTTCGTCGATTACCGCGATCCGGATCTCACGGTTCACAGCGTCCGCACGTTGGTCGGGCAACGCATCGCAGCGATCGCGCTGGGATACGAGGACATCGACGACCACGACACGCTTCGCCACGACCCGGTGCTCGCACTTGTGTCGGAACGCTTGACGCCGAAGCGAGACGATTGTGCGGTGCTTGCTGGCAAGTCGACGCTCAACCGGCTGGAGCATGGCCGGGTCGGGGAGCCGACGCGCTATCACAAGATCAGCTACGACAGGCTAGCGTTGGAGGCCTTGTTCGTGGACCTGTTCCTAAAAGCCCACGACAAGCCGCCGGCCGAGATCGTGCTCGATCTCGACGCCACCGATGATCCGCTGCACGGCCGGCAGGAAGGCAGGTTCTTTCACGGCTACTACAACTGCTACTGCTACCTGCCGCTCTACATCTTCTGCGGCCGGCACCTTTTGGCGGCAAAGCTCAGGCGTTCCAACATCGATGCCAGCAAAGGAGCGGTCGAGGAGGTTGAGCGGATCGTGACCCAGATCCGCAAAACCTGGCCCAGGGTCCACATCATCCTGCGCGCTGATTCCGGCTTTGCGCGCGAGGAACTGATGGCCTGGTGCGAGATCAATCGCGTCGACTACGTCTTCGGCCTCGCCCGCAATGAACGGCTGGAAACCAAGATCGCCCCGACCTTGAAGGAAGCCTGCCTGGCATCTCGGGCAAGCGGGCAGGCCGCCCGGGTCTTCCGCGACTTCAGGTGGTCGACAAAAGACAGCTGGTCGCGCCGCAGGCGGGTCGTGGCCAAGGCCGAATGGACGACGCAGGGCGCCAATCCGCGCTTCATCGTGACGTCACTCAAGCCGGGGCGCTGGGCGGCACGGGTGCTTTACGAGGAGCTCTACTGCGCCCGCGGCGACATGGAGAACCGGATCAAGGAGTGCCAGCTCGACCTCTACGCTGATCGCACCAGTGCCAACACCATGCGCGCCAATCAGCTGCGGCTGTGGTTCGCCTCGTTTGCGTATGTCCTGATCTGCGCCTTGCGTCGCCTCGGTCTTGCCCATACCCGGCTCGCCAACGCCAGTTGCGGCACGATCAGATTGAAACTGCTGAAGATCGGCGCGCAGGTGCGCGTCTCGGTTCGTCGCATCAAGGTGGCGATGGCCTCAGCGTGTCCCTATGCCGAGGAGTTCGCCCTGGCTCACGCCCGAATACGTGCCGCGGCTCTGTAA